The DNA segment CACGGCGTCCTACCGTGCGCTACTGCCGTACTAGCCCGCTGAACCACGCGGACCCCGCCGCCGCTTGTGACCGGGGCGGGCGAGCGAatcgacagagagagaaaaaaaaaagaggcgttaTTGCAGTTTGAGACAGTGTTTGCCCACCCCCGGAAGAGTGTTTCGTTGCATCTAGCGATCGCTTAAATTTTCAACTTGTCGAGTGACGGCCGCGCTTTGGCGATGTCGTTTCAGTCTTTCGCTGAGGACGAAGACGGCTACTCGTCGAACTACCACGTCGGGTCTTTACCGCGTGATTATGCCTACGGACCCGACGACGTTGAGGGCGACCCGACACATGCCACACAATgtgcgaggaaaagaaaaatcctCCTCATGGGGTCCAAAGGGTGAGCGTTGCAGAATTCGCCTGTTCAATCCTTCCTCGTCACCTTCGTCGCTGTAGCggcttttttgcatttttttgcatATTGTTCATACGGAATGCACTCGGTTAACGCACGTGAGATCACAGCCTGCTTTGCCATTTCTTTGTGCGTTTCAGGAGCGGGAAATCGTCCATCGAGAAGGTGGTTTTTCACAAAATGTCACCAAATGAAACGCTTTTCTTGGAGAGCACCAACAAGATTGTGCGAAATGGTATGACTCTGCTTATCTCAACACCTGTCGCCTTTAATTCAGTGCGTGCACACTCTGAATACAGAAGCACAACAGCCAGTGACCACATGTGACCTGATCAGAACTATTGCACTTACAGCATTGGTGCAACAGCCAGTGGCTGTGCACTTTGACACCTTAGCGAAAGCTACAGTTAGCAGAACCTATGAGCTGAGCCAGTTCTCACATACTTATGGAAAACAGCAGCTCTAAACTTGAAAGAAAGCATTTAGGACAAGATATTGCACACAATTACTAACAACCAACTCTCTCATTACACTTTTGATGTGGCTCGTTGCCTGAAGGACCTTGGGCATCCAAAATGATTGGAAGGTCTTCTGCAAGGGGATGTACTGCTTGTTTGTTTTATGCTTTAGAATGTAGTGGGATAGCATAAAATGTGCATAAAACCTATGTATGCTGTGCACAAATACAAAGCACCAAACATTTTTATATGTTCGGCCATGGGGTGCAGTATTGGAACATATAGCTTTGGTACATGGCCTGTGCTAGGCGAAATGGGTCTTTTTCTTTCGTCACTTACAGTTGTGTGCACCTACATCTACTTCGAAGTAACACTCTTGGAAAAATGTTTTCAGTCAAGTAGCATTTTTGTGGCATTGCAAGCTTGCAGCCCTCTGATAAAAGTTGGCGTTCGCATAGCAATTGGATGTTGGAAGCTCCTCCTACAGCGTATTGGCATAACGAGGTGGGATAATTGTGCATCCGAAGCACAATCTCAATTTTTCAACTTTACAGAAACTGTGTCATCTAGGTGGTGTTCATTTAAGCTAAGTCAAGCAAGTAATTAAGCAGTTAGACTTGTCATCACTGGGGCCAACTTGTATTGATGCATGGCCTGCTCAGCATTGCACTGGCCAAGTATGAGGGCACAAGTTTGATTTCCTGATATGTTTTGTATCTTATTTTCAGAAAACCAGTGCTTAAAACACGAGTGAGGGGTGGGATCACATGATTTAGGTCACATTAAAGAACAGCTGGTGGTTGAATTTAATCCAGAGCCCCTCAGTACTGTGCGCTTCATGTTCATATCGTCCTAATGTCACATAACACATCAgaacttaattttttttatgcaCAGACAGTAAGTGTATTTGTGCATACGATTGAGCTTGTTTGTTCAGTTCTTTGAACACCTGTTACTTTGCAGGTGTGCACCGCTACACGTGTTTGCAGTGAACTCTTGTTTCTTTCAGACATATCAAACAGTTCATTCGTCAAGCTGGACATCTGGGATATCCCTGGCCAGGTTGATTTTGTCGACCAGGTGTCCGACTTCAAGAACAGTCTTTGATGGCTGGGGAGCCCTTGTATTCGTAATTGATGCTCAGGTATGCCTGCCTTTACGCGACAGACTTGCGTCGCAATTTGCACTAGGCCACTTTTGACTGGGGgatgtttaaaggggtactgacaccatttctCGAGTGAGAGTTGACTctcccatacaaatctcctgcataCAGAGACCGCTCTGAGCACGTGTGAATCTCAGCAAATGctcataagatattttattttgatattaaaatcaattttcCCATCGTGGTCCGCTGCattggtgtagtggttatggtgctcagctgctcacccgaaagttacgggttcgatcccggccgcagcagttgcatttcgatggaggcaaaatgttagaggcccgtgtattgtgcgatgtcagtgcacattaaagaacatcagatggtcaaaattttcggagccccccCACTATGAGTGCCTCATAATCTCATAtcatggctttggcacgtaaaaccccagatattattagttttcccatggcgcacctaccgacatcgacaccagCTTGACGTCGGGCTACGGCACCAAttatggtgacttcacgcaccagtctggctagttgcgatgacgtCGGGCACCCAAACTTTCAATATGGCCGCTTGTGCCTCACCAACGAGGCCATAGAGCAACCGTGGAAACATCACGATATCTTGCACGAGCACGTAATTACTTCTTTAGGGTGTACttcacgcttagcagtacattttctcgACTCTTGAGGGtatggcctttcatttgatgaaaaaaaaaaaaagatggctgaaaAATTTAGTGGCAGTAAGCAAATCTTGGAAATGATGGAGCACTAAAGGCTGATTAATCTAGGACATGACATTAGACAACCGTTCTTAAAAGCCctcaacatttctttttttccttccgcgCTGTGAAGCGACTCTCAGAGAAAGCTATATGTGCAGTGGCAATGCTTTGTCAGTAATTCAAACAACAAATAGGGCGTTTTATCTCACCGTGCTGGCAGTCCTAGAAGTCATTCTTTGCTGGAGGCTCCTGTCTCCAGTAAATCCAAGGTCGGCGTGAAGGGAGCGAAACAATCGCACAAAAATAATCCAACAGGAATGTGTAAATAGTTCCTTAATCTTGAAGTGCAAGATACTGGATATAAAGTTTGCACTCTGTGTTCACGAAGTTAAGGTGGGCCCACTATTCACTTACATCATTTCCTCGCTAATGAAAGTGACACTTTGAGCTTCTTGGAGTACTAATTTACCACTTTAGCACTAGTGCCTCCAAGATTCGATGAATGTCAGTGACTCCTACTTTCTTGCCTGCCATGCAACCCTTGTCTTTTCCGGTTGTCTTGTTCATTTTATTCCATGTGGTCAGTTCATTCTTGGGCTTCAGTGCATGAAAAAGCACTCTAGTTAAAAAGTAAATAACGATGCTTGACTGTAGATTAGATGGTTCATATCTCAAAACCGGGTCATCCTTGGAATTCATTCCAAGTGGACGTGCCTCGATCCCAGCCCCAGTGGCTGCACTGCTGACAAGGGCATAGCACAAAAATGCTCCAGTAAAGTTTGCTGGGTGCATATGAAGGAGCTCAAATGGTCAACACTAATCACAGGCCGTTCCTCACAATCAGATCTCAAAATGTAAAGCTCCAGAATTATGTTTTCTTAACGGAAACATatggattggccaagaattgactTACAAACTTTCTCTGCATTCTGATAATGGTGCTAACGTATGTTACTGCCATCTGTACTTCCTGTTTTAACGAATGGGGGAGCAGCTCGATTAGACCAACAGAGTAGCCTAGAAAGGAGATGGGTAACACATGAGCGCGTGAACGAAAAGTGCTGGCCATGCCATTAAAACTGCATTGCAGAGTAATAAGCAAATAAGTGTAACCAGTATTTTTAGTTgcttaagaagaaaaaaaatggatctAAGAAGGCTGTGTAATCCATAAGGCAGTTCACCAATGGACAATTAGAGTTCATGCTGAAGTGCCAAGGGAAGGGGAGGTGCAGTCAAGGATGGCAGGAAATTGAGTGGTGCgataaaatatttgaaatttgtaGTCATGAGGACGGGGTCGACTGGTGAAATAAGGGATTATTATGAGTTTGCTAAAAAAGGGGCCTTCGTCCTGCTAACGCTTTCAGCAATAACATGCAAGCACCGTGCAGAAGCGAGATGTGGTCGCGTTAATTAAAAATTAAGTCTAACTACATTTAAATGTGCCGTGCTCAGTCAGACACACTACATGACCCCCACAACTTACTTGAGTGAACGTTTGAGTGACTCGGCAAAGATACGTGATGAACCACAGCCCAAATGTGCAGGACGACTATATGGAGGCACTGCAGAAGCTGAACAAGACTGTAGTGATGGCAACCAAAGCAAACCCAGACCTGAAGATCGAGGTCTTCATTCACAAAGTGGACGGCCTGTCGGACGACCACAAGATCGAGATCCAGAGGGACATCCACCAGAGGGCAACAGATGACCTTGCCGACAGAGGCCTCGACAACGTCCAACTCAGGTAAGCCAAGCAGCCTTCCCTGCCGCACAGCCACAGTAATGTAGGCACCGTGCAACGAGGCAACCCCTCACAGATGAGAAGCAGAGGCAGGTGCCTTAGAGCAGCTGATTGGTTTACATTGAGTGGGACAGACAGTTTCCCACTAAGGCAACATGACACTAGCCTGGTGAAAGAATGAAAGTTCATATTTGGCAATCGGTCTCTAGAATTCATACAAGAGTATGTACGTCTACATCAGTTACTTAGAGGGGCGCCTTCTCACCTAAgcgaaattcaccgaagaataaggatgggatatTGCGCATATGGTAGACAGTTCCAACTCATGACCAGCTGCTCACTGCTGTCCCTAAAGTGGAAAATGTACAACCATTGTATATTGTTGGTATAGTAACATATGGGGCAGGCAATTGGGGAGTAACAAATAAACCCTGGAAGTTTATTTGTTAACTAAACTTCTAGAGATTAGTACCACACAGCGTGCGATGGAACAGAAAATGAGTAACAGAGAAGAGGTAGAAAGACTGTAGAGTGGATTGAAGAACAAGCAGATGTAGGTGGGCTTCTATGAAGTCCTGCACTGTTAAAGGGAcggacaaccaacttttgtggtacccgttttcttgagtgcaatgggaagcttaccggtcagagcttctaatcacggagtggtaacgcggagaacgccgtaaaacatttgtaatcagagtttttcgatctgcagcgattatgcagtcttaatatcacatgctgcaaacagtgagaggtgagcgcgatagcgattatacgccagcagtggtgacaagttatgccctaagtatgaaaaggcaatgttacgtttacAAAGCCgtgactactgctttctagcctattaaattattttacaatagttatagcgtttttctggggcttcttatagaagtactttggccgtacacaggtcgctgtATCAcgttttagtcaagccaagccaagctaagcctttgaaaacgaaacaagtggtaggatacaccagcagtgctgttcatgaagtggtagcaatcctccacagaacagtaagtcgatggcattttgcgagcagcagcgcaacctcgcgtgctactcttcaaaagtccgatacgacgagagcagagcTACGCGGGAAatgccgccggacgccgcgcgcatgcgccgcagcctccgtttcactggaagccacgaaagcagcgccgcatctcatgctttacttcttttaccttagaaacaaaacgggaattgacaataacatacatattcaaattttcagccctcgttctggtgcgtgtaaaagcattagactacttacaacaaagtgcttaagactgcatacgtctggttcatggcgctcgcgctaggcggcgcgacataccggtttttgttacttttaaacgccatttaaaaatataaatgctactcagatcgcgaaaagtattctggaatctgtcactataattcacggccttttcatttccaccaggatctaatcacccgttctggccagttgtcggtccctttaaggctctCAAAGACCTTAACAGTGCAGGACTCCTATGAATTTGTGCTCCGTTAAGGCCCTTGACAGCCACAAGCGAACTTGTCGACTGaatgccctttgttgtgtagtatTCGTGTCATGCACGATGCCACTCGTCGTTTGGCGTTATCAGTACACGTGACGCTGTGGCAAGATAAAATGTTCACAATGAAGTCAGCTGCGTTTGTACGCACGTTCTCGTCTCCTTTTGCTGTTGGCTTTCAAGTTGCACAGGCCGATGACTATAACTGCCATCAGACTTTTTGTTTTGTATTATTGCATGATCACTTCATTTCCAATGTGGGGTTGGGGTTGCCTTGCTTAGCCGGAACTACTGTTGGTGCAGAAAAAGTGACGCAGCCAAAAAAAATTGACTGAACGGGAGAACAGAGGAAGAAGCAGGGTGGGAGAGGAGGTGGTGTGGAAATCGGCCATGAAGCTCAATGCATGTTTATCGAGAAGACATTGCCTGTGAGATTGAGAAATGAACTGCAACGAGGTCAAACGTAGGGCAAACCCTATCGTGTTCATCATTGGGAAACACTGCTGCACATGACGCGAGGACAGGGCAAGGGGAAAGGCCATATTTTCTTTCCACACCCACAGAGTTGTAATGCTTTTGGTCCTTTCGCTTCACAACTGGCGAATGCAGTCAAGCAGATACACTGATCACAGCAATCTTGGCTTTACGAACTGCGCTTCCAAAGAAAGCACGAGCAGTTAGTTTATCTGGCATATCTTATCAGGCAGCCTGAATccttttcctgctgttcggcacCCTGCCCGCTGTTTGATGCTGAGGGATGCGTCAGCGTGAATTTTTCCAGGGCTAATCTTAGTCCCTCCTGTGTACCGTGACAACGTGAGCTCTGCCTGTCACGTGAGTTTGCTGTCGTATAAGCCACTCAGTTGATAGCACGCAGTGTCTCGCTCTACAGACAAGGGAAAGCAAACAAGGAGACAGTAAACTGCACGTAACGTGGTCTGGCTTAGTGCTGTTTTGTGCAGACGGTGATGTACAGCTTGCTATTTACCCATCGAGTTAAATGCAATAAGTTAAACAGCTTTAGCAAAACTCTCAGCAGTTTTATGTGAATAGGCAACTTTATGTGAGCAGCAGTAACCTCTGGTTATAAGTAATTAATATAAAAAGTAAATAATATTTCTGCATCTTCCTATTCCACCTGACATCCTCTCCTCAT comes from the Rhipicephalus sanguineus isolate Rsan-2018 chromosome 6, BIME_Rsan_1.4, whole genome shotgun sequence genome and includes:
- the LOC119396016 gene encoding LOW QUALITY PROTEIN: ras-related GTP-binding protein C-like (The sequence of the model RefSeq protein was modified relative to this genomic sequence to represent the inferred CDS: deleted 2 bases in 2 codons), with the translated sequence MSFAEDEDGYSSNYHVGSLPRDYAYGPDDVEGDPTHATQCARKRKILLMGSKGSGKSSIEKVVFHKMSPNETLFLESTNKIVRNDISNSSFVKLDIWDIPGQVDFVDQVSDFKNVFDGWGALVFVIDAQDDYMEALQKLNKTVVMATKANPDLKIEVFIHKVDGLSDDHKIEIQRDIHQRATDDLADRGLDNVQLSFYLTSIYDHSIFEAFSKVLQKLIPELPTLENLLNIFISNSGIDKAFLFDVVTKMYIATDNSPVDMQSYELCCDMIDVIIDISSIYGLQADGDGSTFDSESASIIKLNNGTVLYLQEVNRFLALVCILRDENFDKQGLIDYNFQCFRQAIHEVFEVQCRASQSSTTPGFANSVDLNLSNGYPEA